From Polaribacter butkevichii, a single genomic window includes:
- a CDS encoding BT_3928 family protein, which translates to MILKLITQISRILVGALFIFSGFVKLVDPIGSQYKFQEYFSADVLNMEFLIPYALPFAILLIIAEILLGVMILIGYKPKFTVFSLLALMLVFLFLTWYSAYYNKVTDCGCFGDAVKLSTWGTFYKNVVLIALVLILVVGLKHIKPIFTGKIPKVITFLSLAAFLFIVQHVLTHLPIIDFRAYAVGKSIPEGMQYKEDGEIPPVHDFMLEDEQADLAPELLKKEKVMLVIVYNLDKVDKNGFPAIKGVAAKAKEKGYTVYGVSASFTDDLILTKEKYDLPFDFLFCDETTLKTMIRANPGVIILDKGTVMQKKNWIDVDELEL; encoded by the coding sequence ATGATATTAAAACTGATTACACAAATTTCAAGAATATTAGTCGGAGCCTTATTTATTTTTTCTGGCTTTGTAAAATTAGTAGATCCTATTGGGTCTCAATATAAGTTTCAAGAATATTTCTCTGCCGACGTTTTAAATATGGAGTTTTTAATTCCGTATGCATTGCCTTTTGCAATTTTATTAATTATTGCAGAAATCTTATTAGGTGTAATGATTTTAATTGGCTACAAACCAAAGTTTACTGTTTTTAGTTTGTTAGCTTTAATGCTTGTTTTTCTATTTTTAACATGGTATTCTGCGTATTATAATAAGGTAACCGACTGTGGTTGTTTTGGTGATGCAGTAAAATTATCTACTTGGGGAACTTTTTACAAGAATGTAGTTTTAATTGCATTAGTTCTTATTTTAGTAGTAGGATTAAAACATATAAAACCCATTTTTACAGGTAAAATTCCAAAAGTGATTACTTTTTTATCTTTAGCAGCTTTCTTATTTATTGTACAGCATGTTTTAACACATTTGCCAATTATAGATTTTAGAGCCTATGCGGTTGGTAAAAGTATTCCGGAAGGAATGCAATATAAAGAAGATGGTGAAATACCGCCTGTACATGATTTTATGCTAGAAGATGAACAAGCAGATTTAGCTCCAGAATTATTAAAGAAAGAAAAAGTAATGTTGGTTATCGTCTATAATTTAGATAAAGTTGATAAAAACGGATTTCCAGCAATTAAAGGAGTTGCTGCTAAAGCGAAAGAAAAAGGGTATACAGTTTACGGAGTTTCAGCGTCTTTTACAGACGATTTAATTCTTACAAAAGAAAAGTATGATTTACCGTTCGATTTTTTATTCTGTGATGAAACAACTTTAAAAACAATGATTAGAGCAAATCCTGGAGTTATCATCTTAGATAAAGGAACAGTGATGCAAAAGAAAAATTGGATTGATGTAGACGAGTTAGAATTGTAA